The Tachyglossus aculeatus isolate mTacAcu1 unplaced genomic scaffold, mTacAcu1.pri SUPER_30, whole genome shotgun sequence genome has a segment encoding these proteins:
- the LOC119921756 gene encoding normal mucosa of esophagus-specific gene 1 protein-like has product MGIFQILMKKKELIPLATIVTIAGLGAISVSVYPLSKTAVILNRSKNPEPWENVDPTQPQTLLSINQQWKPIEELQKVRRLTK; this is encoded by the exons ATGGGCATTTTCCAAATcctgatgaagaagaaagag CTCATCCCGCTGGCCACCATCGTCACCATCGCTGGGTTGGGAGCCATATCCGTGTCCGTGTACCCTCTCTCCAAGACGGCCGTCAT CCTCAACAGGTCCAAAAATCCAGAGCCATGGGAGAACGTGGATCCTACCCAGCCTCAAACG TTACTCTCTATTAACCAGCAGTGGAAACCCATCGAGGAACTGCAGAAGGTGAGAAGGCTGACCAAGTGA